One Candidatus Vicinibacter affinis DNA window includes the following coding sequences:
- a CDS encoding NAD(P)-binding domain-containing protein: protein MKIGILGTGTVGDTIGSRLVELGHEVMMGSRTSNNDKAQAFVQKHGQSTTSAGTFAEAADFGEILFNCTKGEVSVEAILAAGPGIAGKILIDVANPLDFSHGMPPGLIPALSNTHSLGEEIQTRFPKLKVVKTLNTMWCGIMVNPAMINEGNHTNFICGNDEDAKTTVKKLLNEFGWKDEHILDLGDISSARGTEAVLPVWLRVYGAKKSGAFNFNVVG from the coding sequence ATGAAAATTGGAATTCTTGGTACTGGTACGGTAGGAGATACTATTGGGTCTCGTTTAGTCGAATTGGGTCATGAAGTGATGATGGGATCACGTACTTCAAATAATGATAAAGCGCAGGCATTTGTACAAAAGCATGGTCAATCAACGACAAGTGCAGGCACATTTGCGGAAGCAGCAGACTTCGGAGAAATTTTGTTCAATTGTACCAAAGGCGAAGTTTCCGTTGAAGCAATTCTTGCAGCCGGTCCAGGAATAGCAGGAAAGATATTGATAGACGTGGCAAATCCACTTGATTTTAGTCATGGCATGCCACCCGGACTTATTCCTGCATTATCCAATACCCATTCTTTGGGAGAAGAGATTCAGACAAGATTTCCAAAACTTAAAGTGGTCAAAACTTTAAATACCATGTGGTGTGGCATTATGGTGAATCCCGCCATGATCAATGAAGGAAATCACACCAATTTTATTTGTGGTAATGATGAGGATGCCAAAACCACAGTAAAGAAATTACTGAATGAGTTTGGCTGGAAAGATGAGCATATACTTGATCTTGGTGACATCAGTTCGGCTCGAGGGACAGAAGCAGTGTTACC
- a CDS encoding PD40 domain-containing protein: MPFNLRQYQIFLILITGLLISNPTKAQKEEAKWDVAKPDLPTKSFTLITEEGTWMNLDVSPDGKTIVFDLMGDIFTIPMAGGSARILRSGLPYEVQPRYSPDGKKISFTSDAGGGDNIWIMNADGSHPQQVTKEKFRLLNNAVWMPDGEYLVARKHFTSQRSLGAGEMWMYHYSGGSGIQLTERKNDQQDVNEPYCSPDGRYVYFSEDMYDGGSFQYNKDPNNQIFIIRRYDRKEGKVENVIGGPGSAFRPTLSRDGKKIAYIRRDRTKTTLIIHDLATGEEKMICSELSKDQQEAWTVFGIYTGFNWTPDDKSIIIWAQGKIKKIDIATSEITNIPFKVEVEHTLIEPCQSKQICFAPEIKIHALRQTKTSPDGKMIVFNAVGQLYQMQLPKGKPKRLTTDTHLEFEPSFSPDGKELLYVIWDDEKMGSIIRLNLATGNKTVLTSEKGIYRTPSFSPDGKMVVYRKEAGNDHQGYQYVKNPGIYIMPSSGGKATLVSPGGEYPYFSNNNDRIFFQTGGYLFGSLSKSLKSIGLDGKDEKTIFTSTYANQFVPSPDNKWVAFTELYKVYIAAMPLPGKSIVLNKETNAIPMAQVTDKAGVSLHWSSDSKQLHWTQGNEYYTEELRDRFKFLRNETDSLPPYDSNFVEINLSLPSDMPKGIIALTNARIITMEGNQVIENGCILIENNKIKEVGTLESLQSKIPANAKIMDLSGKTIMPGMIDVHAHVGAFRYGLSPQKHWQYWTNLAYGVTTTHDPSTNSEMAFSQSEMVKTGAMVGPRIFSTGTILYGADGDFKATIDKYEDAVFALKRTKSWGAFSVKSYNQPRREQRQMVIKAAKELGMLVVPEGGSFFYHNMSQVADGHTGVEHNIPVAPLYKDVLNFWKASGSHNTPTLIVNYGSVNGEYYWYQNTEVWNNKKLLRFTPRHIIDGRSRHRTMIPQEEYDNGHILTSKSCKALQDNGVNINLGSHGQIQGIGAHWELWMFVQGGMSPMQALRSATLNGAKYIGMDQEIGSIKAGKLADLVIMEKNPLDDIRNSESITHTMINGRLYNAEDMEQIYPENKKRTKFYWELPGAVFPFDVNGQSNTSHGVNCSCQGLMMEGQ; encoded by the coding sequence ATGCCATTCAACCTTCGTCAATACCAGATATTTCTGATATTAATAACCGGTTTACTGATCAGCAATCCGACAAAAGCACAAAAAGAAGAGGCTAAATGGGATGTTGCCAAACCGGATCTTCCGACTAAGTCTTTTACACTTATTACAGAGGAAGGGACCTGGATGAACCTGGATGTAAGTCCTGATGGCAAGACCATAGTATTTGATTTGATGGGAGATATTTTTACCATCCCAATGGCAGGTGGTAGCGCTCGTATTCTTCGCTCCGGGCTGCCCTATGAAGTTCAACCCAGATACAGTCCGGATGGAAAGAAAATAAGTTTCACCAGTGATGCCGGAGGCGGTGACAATATTTGGATCATGAATGCAGATGGCAGTCATCCACAACAAGTAACCAAAGAAAAATTCAGACTTCTGAACAATGCAGTATGGATGCCGGATGGAGAATATTTGGTGGCAAGAAAACATTTTACCAGCCAACGATCTCTCGGAGCAGGAGAAATGTGGATGTATCACTATTCAGGTGGAAGTGGCATCCAACTTACAGAACGCAAAAATGACCAACAAGATGTAAATGAACCTTACTGCAGCCCGGATGGAAGATATGTTTATTTCAGTGAAGACATGTATGATGGAGGATCCTTCCAATACAACAAAGACCCCAACAATCAGATATTCATCATTAGAAGATATGACCGAAAAGAAGGTAAAGTAGAAAATGTAATTGGTGGTCCTGGATCTGCATTTCGTCCCACACTTTCCAGAGATGGAAAAAAGATCGCCTACATTCGTCGTGATCGCACTAAAACTACTTTAATAATCCATGACCTCGCTACCGGTGAAGAAAAAATGATCTGCTCTGAACTCAGTAAGGACCAACAAGAAGCATGGACAGTGTTTGGAATCTACACAGGATTCAATTGGACTCCGGATGATAAATCCATCATCATCTGGGCTCAGGGAAAAATTAAAAAAATTGACATTGCAACTTCAGAAATTACCAACATTCCATTTAAAGTGGAAGTTGAACATACATTAATTGAACCATGTCAAAGCAAACAAATTTGTTTCGCACCGGAAATAAAAATTCACGCATTAAGACAAACCAAAACAAGTCCTGATGGCAAGATGATTGTTTTTAATGCGGTGGGGCAATTGTATCAAATGCAATTACCAAAAGGCAAACCGAAAAGATTGACAACTGACACCCATTTGGAATTCGAACCTTCCTTTTCTCCTGATGGAAAAGAACTGCTTTATGTAATATGGGATGACGAAAAAATGGGAAGTATCATCAGATTGAATTTAGCCACTGGCAATAAAACCGTACTCACTTCGGAAAAAGGAATTTATCGCACGCCTTCTTTTTCTCCGGATGGAAAAATGGTAGTGTACCGTAAAGAAGCCGGGAACGATCATCAGGGATATCAGTATGTAAAAAATCCGGGGATTTATATCATGCCTTCATCAGGAGGAAAAGCGACCTTGGTAAGTCCTGGTGGCGAATACCCTTATTTTTCAAATAATAATGACCGCATATTCTTTCAGACCGGAGGCTATCTATTCGGAAGTTTAAGTAAATCATTAAAATCAATTGGTCTGGATGGAAAAGACGAAAAAACCATTTTTACGAGTACGTATGCCAATCAATTCGTTCCAAGTCCTGACAATAAATGGGTAGCGTTCACCGAACTGTACAAAGTGTATATTGCTGCAATGCCCTTACCCGGTAAATCAATTGTACTCAATAAAGAAACCAATGCAATACCTATGGCGCAAGTCACCGATAAGGCGGGTGTAAGTTTGCATTGGTCGTCAGACAGCAAGCAACTCCACTGGACACAGGGAAATGAATACTACACCGAAGAACTCAGAGATCGCTTCAAATTCCTGCGCAATGAAACTGATTCTCTTCCACCATACGACAGTAATTTTGTAGAAATAAATTTATCTCTTCCTTCGGATATGCCAAAAGGAATCATCGCATTAACCAACGCGCGCATCATCACCATGGAAGGAAATCAGGTAATCGAAAATGGTTGCATTCTGATTGAAAACAATAAGATTAAAGAAGTGGGAACTTTAGAATCACTTCAATCCAAAATACCAGCCAACGCAAAAATAATGGACTTAAGTGGCAAAACCATTATGCCGGGCATGATTGATGTACATGCTCATGTGGGGGCATTTCGTTACGGATTAAGTCCTCAGAAACATTGGCAATACTGGACCAATCTTGCTTATGGCGTAACCACCACACACGATCCTTCGACCAACAGCGAAATGGCATTCTCACAATCTGAAATGGTCAAAACGGGCGCGATGGTAGGACCCCGAATTTTTAGTACCGGAACCATCCTTTATGGTGCAGATGGAGATTTCAAGGCAACCATCGATAAATACGAGGATGCGGTATTTGCTTTAAAACGCACTAAATCATGGGGTGCTTTTTCTGTTAAATCTTACAATCAACCACGAAGAGAACAAAGACAAATGGTCATCAAGGCAGCCAAAGAATTGGGCATGCTTGTTGTCCCTGAAGGCGGTTCATTTTTTTACCACAACATGAGTCAGGTTGCAGATGGACACACTGGAGTCGAACACAACATTCCGGTTGCACCTCTGTACAAAGATGTTCTTAATTTTTGGAAAGCATCCGGCTCGCACAACACACCAACACTTATCGTAAACTACGGATCAGTCAATGGTGAATACTATTGGTATCAAAATACTGAAGTGTGGAACAACAAAAAGCTTTTGCGTTTTACACCAAGACATATTATAGACGGACGATCCCGACACCGCACCATGATTCCGCAGGAAGAATATGACAATGGACACATCCTTACTTCCAAGTCGTGCAAAGCGCTCCAGGACAATGGTGTAAACATCAACCTTGGCTCACATGGCCAAATTCAAGGTATTGGGGCACATTGGGAATTGTGGATGTTTGTACAGGGAGGAATGAGTCCGATGCAAGCATTAAGGTCTGCCACTTTAAACGGTGCAAAATACATCGGAATGGATCAGGAAATCGGTTCCATCAAAGCCGGCAAACTTGCTGACCTCGTGATTATGGAAAAAAATCCACTGGATGACATCAGAAATTCAGAATCAATTACACACACCATGATCAATGGTCGATTGTACAACGCAGAGGACATGGAGCAAATTTATCCTGAGAATAAAAAACGAACTAAATTTTATTGGGAATTGCCAGGTGCGGTTTTTCCATTTGATGTAAATGGTCAGAGCAATACCAGTCATGGCGTGAATTGCAGTTGCCAGGGATTGATGATGGAAGGGCAATAA
- a CDS encoding DUF456 domain-containing protein, which yields MEFVWIALALILSVVGIIGSIVPGLPGHPLNYVAVLIVQYFYKPFDFWTVILLGIATVVIFFLDYLIPAWTAKKYGATKQGITGSIIGMVAGMFFTPIGMILGTFLGAVIGDMIAGRNVPDATSSGVGTLFGTLLSIGFKVILSVLMSSMIVFELIKIWM from the coding sequence ATGGAATTTGTCTGGATTGCTTTGGCTTTGATATTATCTGTGGTAGGAATTATCGGTAGTATTGTTCCGGGACTTCCGGGTCACCCGTTGAATTACGTCGCTGTTTTGATTGTCCAGTATTTTTATAAGCCTTTTGATTTCTGGACTGTTATTCTTCTGGGCATTGCGACTGTTGTGATATTTTTTTTGGATTATTTAATTCCTGCATGGACTGCTAAAAAATATGGTGCCACCAAGCAAGGCATAACAGGAAGTATTATAGGAATGGTAGCAGGAATGTTTTTTACTCCGATAGGTATGATACTGGGTACTTTTCTTGGTGCAGTGATCGGAGATATGATTGCAGGACGCAATGTTCCGGATGCAACCAGTTCAGGAGTGGGCACTTTGTTTGGTACTTTACTCAGCATCGGATTTAAAGTTATCCTTTCGGTGCTAATGAGCTCAATGATTGTTTTTGAGTTGATAAAAATCTGGATGTAA
- a CDS encoding T9SS type A sorting domain-containing protein, producing the protein MESFKFTFFLLFATYALQGQKLLEYAFQSGQVHMDLLTHIDSNIVTLGSDGECAGASVYAFSDKEAIIWKHDINFNGYTVGTDILRLDNNRIGVTGKDQIADDVLGVYGIFFIVFDKSGNKVDELYLINEKFSGDLQPQLFYGQDSNLYLSVFNTIYHIIDDGSQVHIGDSSLTNYPIQFIQSSKDGVIYYSTYNTVYKVSPQEEMRLFTFNSVVKDFKLNEGKLFCLASKAEKKSPLFVYHITEDTIQYLNLDQDLKNIYGFDIDLNKINICGQDKNNFGKILTLDLSGKVINLVTANYPNSWFEKITSFGNKVYCIGQQSIGEYNHTNSYEVNYYFLKGIENFQIEYSEVADIKLNILKVESQVIDSTISPFGVLYKIANKVFYKITNESEKIANTQYVESSILGGFNCLKYFYSNKIGTILLPHESIELQTEALVWGYTLQKNFPIFLSTFAPDHLIDPNPDNNFDIKSGTVSTQNINQIDNYKISPNPASDEIFIKDIAGSSHFELYCFNGKLVAANLLSIEGHINIQHLLPGIYFLHILENSGQRRIFRFVKS; encoded by the coding sequence TTGGAAAGTTTTAAATTTACGTTTTTCTTATTATTTGCCACTTATGCCCTCCAAGGTCAAAAGCTTTTGGAATATGCTTTTCAATCAGGTCAAGTCCACATGGATTTATTAACCCATATAGACTCAAATATAGTAACTTTAGGATCAGATGGGGAATGTGCAGGGGCGTCAGTATATGCTTTTTCTGATAAAGAGGCTATCATTTGGAAACATGACATAAATTTCAACGGATATACAGTTGGTACAGATATTTTACGGTTAGATAATAATCGAATTGGTGTGACAGGTAAGGATCAGATTGCTGATGATGTGCTTGGCGTTTATGGCATATTTTTTATTGTTTTTGATAAATCCGGAAATAAAGTTGATGAGTTGTATTTAATCAATGAAAAGTTTTCTGGAGACTTACAACCTCAATTGTTTTATGGTCAAGATTCCAATTTGTATTTGTCAGTTTTCAATACAATTTATCACATTATAGATGATGGTTCTCAAGTTCATATAGGTGATTCTTCACTAACCAATTATCCTATTCAATTTATCCAATCATCTAAGGATGGAGTTATCTATTACTCAACGTACAACACGGTTTATAAAGTTAGCCCTCAAGAAGAAATGAGATTATTTACTTTTAATTCTGTGGTGAAAGATTTTAAATTAAATGAAGGTAAATTGTTCTGCCTTGCCTCAAAAGCAGAGAAAAAGTCACCTTTGTTTGTATATCATATTACTGAAGACACTATTCAATACTTGAATTTAGACCAAGATTTAAAAAATATTTATGGGTTTGATATTGATTTAAATAAAATAAACATTTGTGGTCAGGACAAGAATAACTTTGGAAAAATTTTAACCTTAGATTTATCTGGTAAAGTCATTAACTTAGTTACTGCTAACTATCCGAATTCTTGGTTTGAAAAAATAACTTCATTTGGGAATAAGGTATACTGCATTGGCCAACAAAGCATTGGTGAGTATAACCATACAAATAGTTATGAAGTTAATTATTATTTTTTAAAAGGAATTGAAAATTTCCAAATTGAATACAGTGAAGTGGCTGACATTAAATTAAATATTCTAAAAGTTGAATCACAGGTAATTGATAGCACCATCAGCCCATTTGGTGTTTTATATAAAATTGCAAATAAGGTATTTTATAAAATCACCAATGAAAGTGAAAAAATAGCCAATACCCAATATGTAGAAAGTAGTATTTTAGGAGGATTTAATTGTTTGAAATATTTTTATTCTAATAAAATTGGTACAATTTTATTACCACATGAATCCATAGAATTGCAAACGGAGGCTTTAGTATGGGGATATACTCTCCAGAAAAATTTTCCCATTTTTCTTTCCACTTTTGCACCAGATCATTTGATTGATCCTAACCCTGACAACAATTTTGACATTAAATCTGGGACAGTATCTACACAGAATATTAATCAAATTGACAACTATAAAATTAGTCCGAATCCTGCCTCTGATGAAATATTTATTAAAGACATTGCCGGATCATCACACTTTGAATTATATTGTTTTAATGGTAAACTGGTTGCAGCCAATTTATTGTCAATAGAGGGTCATATTAATATTCAGCATTTATTGCCAGGTATTTATTTTTTACATATTCTTGAAAATAGTGGCCAACGGAGAATTTTTAGATTTGTAAAGTCTTAA
- a CDS encoding SDR family oxidoreductase has translation MLAALEEDQRIALLKAAGQLSRPDRVELKSRNKTIKKEQAKKARTKDKHARAATGIRKARTESVFVAPKELPIGNTENEERKILTSPRNCYICKAEFTEVHHFYDAMCTPCGDFNYAKRFQICDLSGQVALITGSRLKIGYQATLKMLRSGARVIATTRFPIDSAIRFSKEEDFASWGNRLDIYGLDLRHLPSVELFARYVESHYDRLDILINNAAQTVRRPPGFYAHLMDTEHRSFDSLPEGARQLLKKMKTLESELQQGIPALGEISNLPLSWHGPDNSVGIRSSADLSQIPYRFDQSLQSHEVFPEGKLDADLQQVDLRTTNSWRYKLGEIETAEMIEVQLVNAMAPFILNNRLLHLMKKELTGHKHIVNVTAMEGKFYRFTKAARHPHTNMAKAALNMMTHTAAAELAKDGIYMNAVDTGWVTDEDPAELARHKSETHDFQPPLDIVDGAARICDPFIDGILTGEHWCGKFLKDYRPIDW, from the coding sequence ATGCTTGCTGCCTTGGAAGAAGACCAAAGAATTGCATTGCTTAAAGCCGCCGGCCAACTCTCCAGACCCGATAGGGTCGAATTGAAAAGCCGCAACAAAACCATCAAAAAAGAACAAGCTAAAAAAGCCCGCACCAAAGACAAACACGCCCGTGCCGCGACGGGAATTCGCAAGGCCCGGACAGAAAGCGTTTTCGTCGCACCTAAAGAACTACCCATTGGCAATACCGAAAATGAAGAAAGGAAAATCCTGACTTCGCCCCGCAATTGCTACATCTGCAAAGCAGAATTCACGGAGGTGCATCACTTCTACGATGCCATGTGCACCCCTTGCGGAGATTTCAATTATGCCAAACGGTTCCAGATCTGTGACCTGAGCGGTCAGGTGGCCCTTATCACCGGTTCCCGGTTAAAGATAGGATATCAGGCCACTTTAAAAATGCTTCGTTCAGGAGCCCGCGTAATAGCCACTACGCGCTTTCCTATTGACTCTGCAATTAGATTCAGCAAAGAAGAAGATTTCGCTTCCTGGGGAAACAGGTTGGACATTTACGGTTTGGATTTGAGACATTTGCCCAGTGTAGAGTTATTCGCAAGGTATGTGGAGAGCCATTACGATCGATTGGATATTTTGATCAACAATGCTGCGCAGACAGTCAGACGCCCACCCGGATTTTACGCACATCTGATGGACACCGAGCACAGGTCATTTGATAGTTTGCCGGAAGGAGCACGGCAATTGTTGAAGAAAATGAAAACGCTTGAAAGTGAACTCCAACAAGGCATACCCGCTTTAGGTGAGATAAGCAATCTGCCACTTTCCTGGCATGGCCCGGACAACAGTGTAGGGATCAGATCCTCTGCCGACCTGTCTCAAATCCCCTACCGCTTTGACCAGAGTTTGCAGAGCCATGAAGTATTTCCGGAAGGTAAGCTGGACGCAGACCTCCAGCAGGTAGATTTAAGGACGACCAATAGCTGGAGGTATAAACTTGGAGAGATTGAAACTGCCGAGATGATTGAAGTCCAACTGGTAAACGCCATGGCCCCTTTCATTCTCAACAACCGTTTACTCCATTTGATGAAAAAGGAGTTGACAGGGCACAAGCATATCGTCAACGTTACTGCGATGGAAGGTAAATTTTATCGATTTACCAAAGCAGCCAGACATCCTCATACCAACATGGCAAAGGCAGCATTGAACATGATGACGCACACAGCTGCAGCGGAACTGGCAAAAGATGGAATTTACATGAATGCGGTGGATACAGGTTGGGTTACGGACGAAGACCCTGCAGAATTGGCCCGGCATAAATCGGAAACACACGATTTTCAGCCCCCGTTGGATATTGTGGACGGGGCAGCGCGAATCTGTGATCCATTTATTGATGGAATACTAACCGGAGAGCACTGGTGCGGAAAATTTTTAAAAGATTACAGGCCGATTGATTGGTAA
- a CDS encoding Lrp/AsnC family transcriptional regulator: MEKKSDFLDAVDLKILRLLQEDATLTNKQLAARLDLTVTPVFERVKKLNRDGYIRKYVALLDRRKNAFELLVFCEVSIKEHNKQYLKKFEKEVKDLPEVMECHHVTGAFDYLLKIVVSSMDKYQHFIKEKLAAIDHIGRVESHFVMSEIKNSTALPV; this comes from the coding sequence ATGGAAAAAAAATCTGATTTTTTGGATGCTGTTGACTTAAAGATTTTAAGGTTGCTCCAGGAAGATGCGACCTTGACCAACAAACAGCTCGCGGCAAGGCTCGACCTGACGGTAACACCTGTTTTTGAAAGGGTTAAAAAATTAAACAGGGATGGGTATATCCGTAAGTATGTGGCTCTGTTGGATCGCCGGAAGAATGCGTTTGAATTGCTGGTTTTTTGTGAAGTCTCCATAAAGGAACACAACAAGCAATACTTGAAAAAATTTGAGAAGGAAGTGAAGGACTTGCCGGAAGTTATGGAATGCCATCACGTGACCGGAGCATTTGACTACCTTCTAAAAATTGTAGTCAGTTCGATGGATAAGTACCAACATTTTATAAAAGAAAAATTGGCTGCCATCGATCATATAGGTAGGGTAGAAAGCCACTTCGTCATGAGTGAAATCAAAAACAGCACAGCCTTGCCGGTATAG
- a CDS encoding cystathionine gamma-synthase family protein produces MKKQLHPETQMMSYGYHPEWSEGAVKCPIFQTSTFAFRSAEDGKAFFEVAYGLREKGLKEKTGLIYSRLNNPDMQILEERLCLWDEAEACAVFESGMSAITTALFEFLKPGDLLLYSNPLYGGTSHFIHQVLTKFGIEVVGFPAHADKAEMIRLLEKNNGKDRLAMIYLETPANPTNELVDIHLCREIADLFGHPERPALVAVDNTYMGPLWQHPLKHGADLVFYSATKYIGGHSDVIAGACLGNSELINRVKNLRTFLGNMIAPHTGWLLMRSLETLKLRMDKQAENAAELALRLKDHPKVKKVLYLGLLDKQDEKQYAIFQKQCLSPGAMISLVLHGGEKEAFMFLNHLKIVKLAVSLGSTESLAQHPATMTHAGISPEEKIEFGITPNLIRLSVGVEHVEDLWWDLNAALNTIDTKEVNSIEHHGPTHTTALVVM; encoded by the coding sequence ATGAAAAAGCAACTTCATCCGGAAACACAAATGATGTCCTACGGTTACCATCCTGAGTGGTCCGAAGGGGCAGTAAAATGTCCTATCTTCCAAACTTCTACCTTTGCCTTCCGCTCTGCCGAAGATGGAAAAGCGTTTTTTGAAGTTGCCTATGGCTTGAGGGAAAAAGGATTGAAAGAAAAGACTGGGCTCATCTACAGCAGACTGAACAATCCCGACATGCAAATTTTGGAAGAGCGACTTTGTCTTTGGGATGAAGCAGAAGCCTGTGCGGTTTTTGAAAGCGGGATGTCGGCCATCACCACAGCGCTGTTTGAATTCCTCAAACCCGGTGATCTGCTTCTTTACAGCAATCCGTTGTACGGCGGCACCAGTCATTTCATACATCAGGTTCTGACTAAATTCGGGATTGAGGTGGTTGGATTCCCCGCACATGCCGATAAAGCTGAGATGATTCGTTTGCTCGAAAAAAATAACGGTAAAGACAGGCTCGCCATGATTTATTTGGAGACCCCTGCCAACCCAACCAATGAATTGGTAGACATCCATCTTTGCAGAGAGATAGCAGATCTCTTCGGACACCCTGAAAGACCGGCACTGGTAGCTGTGGACAATACTTACATGGGGCCATTGTGGCAACATCCGTTGAAGCATGGGGCTGATCTGGTTTTTTATTCGGCAACCAAATACATCGGTGGTCACAGCGATGTCATTGCAGGTGCCTGCCTCGGCAACTCCGAACTTATCAACAGGGTGAAAAACCTGCGTACCTTTCTTGGCAACATGATCGCACCCCATACCGGCTGGTTGCTGATGCGCAGTTTGGAAACACTCAAACTTCGCATGGACAAACAAGCCGAAAATGCCGCTGAATTAGCACTCCGTCTGAAGGATCATCCCAAAGTTAAAAAGGTGCTTTATCTGGGGCTGCTCGACAAACAAGATGAAAAGCAGTATGCGATTTTTCAGAAACAATGTCTGTCCCCGGGAGCAATGATTTCTTTAGTTTTGCATGGGGGTGAAAAAGAAGCTTTCATGTTTCTGAATCATCTGAAAATTGTAAAACTGGCGGTGAGTCTTGGCAGCACTGAATCACTCGCTCAACATCCGGCAACCATGACGCATGCCGGAATTTCACCTGAAGAAAAAATTGAATTTGGCATTACGCCTAACCTCATCCGTCTATCTGTTGGTGTCGAACATGTAGAGGATCTGTGGTGGGATTTAAATGCTGCGTTAAATACTATTGATACGAAAGAAGTAAATTCAATTGAGCATCATGGCCCAACGCACACAACGGCCCTGGTGGTGATGTAG
- a CDS encoding T9SS type A sorting domain-containing protein, which translates to MKTFIFLGLFIFMNSLLIPVAFGQRVLEVGPGKAYTNPGLAARVAVPGDTILIYPANYSGPFFIENLKGTPSKWIFMRGTDAARVVFNGGSESMHFTDLQYVHLSNFTVRGQSGNGMNLDDGGTFESAAKKVVMENIVFRDMAATGNNDMLKLSGLDSFEIINCQFENGSTGGSGIDMVGCHYGSIRQCRFVQQGSNSIQAKGGSSNLHIEKNYFINGGQRSLNLGGSTGLAFFRPPGANYEAKDILVSGNIFEGAVTPIAYVGCRNVQVVNNTIYHPERWIMRILQESADTSFFQSCANNVFSNNIVVVNNSLSTDVNIGPNTLPGSFKFSNNLWYHDANAGWRGPQLPVAESMGLVQRNPLFVQDGGINYGIGTSSPAFKAGLKQAIVFSDYRSRSYRNPPSIGAMEVPVQTQTLAEPKQNAHPYFYPNPTTKVIYFSEMVEGKSVSIYNVSGALVRKFDAVKAGVEISLDELSDGIYFLKIKDDSGVCKLIKMQ; encoded by the coding sequence ATGAAGACATTTATTTTTTTGGGTCTGTTTATTTTTATGAACAGCTTGCTCATTCCGGTAGCCTTCGGACAAAGGGTTCTTGAAGTTGGTCCGGGAAAGGCCTACACCAATCCTGGACTGGCTGCGAGAGTGGCTGTTCCTGGAGATACCATTTTGATTTATCCAGCAAATTATTCGGGGCCTTTTTTTATTGAAAATTTAAAAGGTACGCCGTCCAAATGGATTTTCATGCGCGGTACAGATGCTGCACGTGTAGTGTTCAACGGTGGATCTGAATCCATGCATTTTACGGATTTGCAGTATGTGCATTTATCAAACTTTACCGTAAGAGGACAGAGTGGAAATGGAATGAATCTGGACGATGGTGGAACATTCGAGAGTGCCGCAAAAAAAGTGGTGATGGAGAATATTGTCTTTCGCGACATGGCTGCCACTGGTAACAACGACATGCTCAAACTTTCCGGGCTGGACTCTTTTGAAATTATCAATTGTCAGTTTGAAAATGGTTCAACAGGTGGATCAGGCATCGACATGGTCGGTTGTCATTATGGTAGCATACGTCAATGCCGATTTGTACAACAAGGCAGCAACAGCATACAGGCAAAGGGTGGGAGCAGCAATTTGCACATCGAAAAAAATTATTTTATCAATGGAGGACAACGCAGTCTGAATTTGGGCGGTAGTACCGGGCTTGCTTTTTTTAGACCTCCGGGCGCCAATTATGAAGCAAAAGACATATTGGTCAGTGGTAATATTTTTGAAGGAGCTGTAACGCCTATTGCTTACGTCGGATGCCGTAATGTTCAGGTAGTCAACAACACTATTTATCATCCTGAAAGATGGATCATGAGAATTTTGCAAGAGAGTGCAGACACCAGTTTTTTTCAAAGTTGTGCAAACAATGTTTTTTCAAATAATATTGTTGTAGTCAACAACAGTCTGTCCACAGATGTCAACATTGGTCCCAACACCTTACCCGGAAGTTTTAAGTTTTCGAATAACTTATGGTATCATGATGCGAATGCCGGATGGCGTGGGCCACAATTACCCGTAGCGGAAAGCATGGGTTTGGTGCAACGCAATCCATTGTTTGTTCAGGACGGCGGCATAAATTATGGAATAGGGACATCTTCTCCTGCCTTCAAAGCAGGATTGAAACAGGCCATTGTATTCAGTGATTACAGATCTAGATCCTATAGAAACCCACCAAGCATCGGTGCCATGGAGGTGCCGGTACAAACACAAACACTTGCAGAGCCTAAGCAAAATGCGCATCCGTATTTTTATCCAAATCCAACCACAAAGGTTATTTACTTTTCAGAAATGGTGGAAGGAAAATCTGTTAGTATCTACAATGTAAGTGGAGCGTTGGTAAGAAAGTTTGATGCAGTCAAGGCCGGAGTTGAAATATCTTTAGACGAACTGTCAGACGGAATTTATTTTTTAAAGATAAAGGATGATTCCGGAGTCTGCAAGTTGATAAAAATGCAATAG